DNA from Gracilinanus agilis isolate LMUSP501 chromosome 3, AgileGrace, whole genome shotgun sequence:
ATTATATGCTTAGCTTTGGACACCTAAATGTTAGATATATATCATAACATAGCAGTATCTCTGTGGGTTATTTGtttcttgattctaagagggaCAGTGGGATACACAGAACAGACAAAAGCACTGAAGGATTTTGTCCAGGCAAGAAGACATTAGTCCCTTGATTTGGTGATGATGGATTTAGTACTGAGAGCTGGAACACAATTACAGAGTTGGGAGAGTCCATAGTCCATAAATATGAGAACCTTATCAGGGATTCCTGCTTTTTATTAAGCTCACAAATGTACTATAACATCAGGTCAGTAGGGTAGGCAAGAGGGATGTGAGAATAAAAGGCAAGAGTCTAGGAAACTAATTCCAATATAAGCATCATGACTAAAAAGATCCTTGGTCACATTAGAAATAGGGCAGAGCTTGCAAATGGCAAATGTAAACTAGCAACCTCTTTCTTGCAACAATAAAGACAAATTGTACCTTCATCTAAGTGGGCTGTATAGGAACACAAAGTATTTCTATTTTGATATGCAGAGTTCTATTGCAGCTACTTTGCCATTTGTTTCTTAAAGTGTCAGTAGCTTTTCTGATCTAAGCTTAGATAAGTGGCTGTTCCATATTATTAGAACTAATCTTTGAACGATTGTTCTCCATAAAGGCATTGTAATGTAGATGGAAGGGAAGCTAATTTTTGAAAGGAGGGAACAAGAAAAGTCATGGAAAGAATGGAATAATTGATGCTACAATCTATGATGGAACAAAACATTATTTCTTGTAAAATAGCATTGTGTCATAAAAATCTCCAAATAACACCATACtaacatatttctttttcacCAGAATTTACTTCTCTTTAGGATTTTCTGCAGGGCAACTTTGACATCCTTGTTCCTCAGACTGTAGATCACAGGGTTCAGCATAGGTACCACGATGGTATAAAACACAGAGGACACTTTCCCCTGATCCATAGAGCCAACAGAAGAGGGCTGCAGGTACATAAATGCAGTAGAGCCAAAGAAGAGGGAAACTGCCATGATATGGGAACTGCAAGTGCTGAAGGCTTTGGACCTTCCTGCAGTGGACTGAATGCGGAGGATGCTGGCAATGATGTATATGTAAGAACTAACAATGGTTACAACTGGGGCAAAAATGTTCAATGAACCAAAGAATAGAATCATTGCTTCATTGATGTAAGTGCTAGAGCAGGAGAGTTTCAAAAGGGGAAGGAGATCACAGAAATAATGATTGATGACATTTTTCTTGCAGAAGAACACTCTAAGCATACAGACAGTGTGAGTTGTGGCACCAAGAAATGCCATTATGTAAACCACACTTACTAGCCCTGAGCATATTTGTGGTGACATGATAACATTATAGAGTAGGGGCCTACAAATAGCAACATAACGGTCATAAGCCATCACAGCTAGCATGTAACAGTCAGCAATtacaaaaatgaggaagaaatagaGTTGAGTCATGCATTCTGGGTAAGAGATAATGTTTTTTTCTACAATAAAGTTTACTAGCATTTTGGGAGTGATGACAGTTGAGTGACAGAGATCAATAAAGGATAGACAACTAAGGAAATAGTACATGGGGGTGTGAAGGTGAGAACTGAGACCAATTAATATTACCATACCCAAGTTTCCTATGACTGTGAACAAATAAATGCCCAGAAAGAGCAGAAAGAGGGGAATCTGGAGCTCTGGTCGGTTTGTCAAACCTGCAAGAACAAATTCCGTCACTGTGGAATTATTTCCTGTGTACATTCTTTGGGTATGATCTGTGAGAATGAAAAAGAAGCAATATATTAAAAGAGAATCCTCATTACTGTGCTCATCCAGAGGGCACTCATTCACAGTGGGAAATGTATAAATTATGGTTCTCTTAGTCTCTTTGAGT
Protein-coding regions in this window:
- the LOC123240655 gene encoding olfactory receptor 150-like, whose amino-acid sequence is MYTGNNSTVTEFVLAGLTNRPELQIPLFLLFLGIYLFTVIGNLGMVILIGLSSHLHTPMYYFLSCLSFIDLCHSTVITPKMLVNFIVEKNIISYPECMTQLYFFLIFVIADCYMLAVMAYDRYVAICRPLLYNVIMSPQICSGLVSVVYIMAFLGATTHTVCMLRVFFCKKNVINHYFCDLLPLLKLSCSSTYINEAMILFFGSLNIFAPVVTIVSSYIYIIASILRIQSTAGRSKAFSTCSSHIMAVSLFFGSTAFMYLQPSSVGSMDQGKVSSVFYTIVVPMLNPVIYSLRNKDVKVALQKILKRSKFW